The Medicago truncatula cultivar Jemalong A17 chromosome 4, MtrunA17r5.0-ANR, whole genome shotgun sequence genome includes a region encoding these proteins:
- the LOC25494087 gene encoding pro-resilin encodes MNSNYGKPNPPKQSSASLNNFNFDLDLGIGSNRSKSLKDQKTPNPPSNSYSTPSYSSAQPKKWTHQPVQTPAGLPGAPPSMVGDIFGKSWGSTQPSGPSIGIVNKNPNLFGDLVTSALGQGSSNNSNVPLKNAIPTPKNSSFSMSNMSNSLPKPVNTLQSGSSLGSSSGSGFNLNANRSPNIGGPSIRSGVGVAASGSGIGISSSNKDPFSSLAGFGSKPSSSLNSAAKPSKIDSQDDGFGDFQNATKPSTNAFPSSGGSVGIDVDFTGSSAFSNPTPVQASGGDPMDMFFTSTTPSSGGGGGGGAAASSEIDDWGNEFGGGNHDVGGTTTELDGLPPPPAGISGSSAKGKGMDNYKQGQFADAIKWLSWALILLEKAGDGAGTVEVLSCRASCYKEVGEYKKAVADCTKVIGNDEKNVSVLVQRALLYESMEKYKLGAEDLRTVLKFDPTNRVARSTVHRLAKMAE; translated from the exons ATGAATTCCAATTATGGCAAACCAAACCCTCCAAAACAATCCTCTGCTTCCCTCAACAACTTCAATTTCGATCTTGATCTTGGAATCGGATCCAATCGATCCAAATCCCTAAAAGATCAGAAAACCCCAAATCCTCCTTCAAATTCCTATTCAACTCCTTCATATTCATCAGCACAACCCAAAAAATGGACCCACCAACCCGTTCAAACTCCGGCGGGGTTACCCGGTGCACCACCGTCGATGGTCGGTGATATCTTCGGGAAAAGTTGGGGATCAACTCAACCTTCGGGTCCTAGCATTGGTATCGTTaataaaaaccctaatttgtttGGGGATTTGGTTACCTCTGCATTGGGTCAAGGTTCTTCAAATAATAGCAACGTTCCTCTGAAAAATGCAATTCCCACAcctaaaaattcatctttttcaatGTCAAACATGTCCAATTCTTTGCCTAAACCTGTTAACACGCTGCAAAGTGGTTCTTCTTTGGGATCATCTTCTGGAAGTGGTTTTAATTTGAATGCCAATAGAAGTCCCAATATTGGAGGTCCTTCAATTCGAAGCGGTGTTGGTGTTGCTGCATCTGGTAGTGGAATTGGAATTAGTTCTAGTAATAAAGATCCTTTTAGTTCATTGGCTGGTTTTGGATCTAAGCCATCTTCTAGTCTTAATTCAGCTgctaaaccttcaaagattgaTTCACAAGATGATGGTTTTGGTGATTTTCAGAATGCTACAAAACCAAGCACCAATGCATTTCCATCAAGTGGTGGTAGTGTTGGAATTGATGTTGATTTTACTGGATCTTCGGCTTTTTCGAATCCAACACCAGTTCAAGCTTCTGGGGGTGATCCAATGGATATGTTTTTCACATCTACCACTCCATCAtctggaggtggtggtggtggaggtgcGGCGGCATCTTCTGAAATTGATGATTGGGGTAATGAGTTTGGAGGAGGAAACCATGACGTGGGTGGAACAACCACTGAGCTTGATGGGCTTCCACCTCCTCCTGCTGGGATATCAGGTTCTTCTGCTAAAGGCAAAGGGATGGATAATTACAAACAGGGACAATTTGCTGATGCTATTAAATGGCTTTCATGGGCTCTTATTCTTCTAGAGAAAGCTGGGGATGGTGCTGGTACGGTGGAGGTTTTGTCGTGCAGAGCTTCTTGTTATAAAGAAGTTGGAGAGTATAAAAAAGCGGTGGCAGATTGTACCAAG GTTATTGGAAACGATGAAAAAAATGTATCTGTCCTTGTCCAGCGTGCTCTCTTGTATGAGAGTATGGAAAAGTACAAACTTGGTGCTGAAGACCTGAGAACTGTGCTGAAGTTTGATCCTACCAATCGGGTTGCTAGAAGTACTGTTCACCGGTTGGCTAAGATGGCTGAATAG
- the LOC25494085 gene encoding multiple organellar RNA editing factor 3, mitochondrial — MAYTNARRTLASILTRALSSSSSSGIASLNRTRFAFALSSASRQTLPIPHSFPVRFKSSGSGYSPLNDPSPNWSNRPPKETILLDGCDYEHWLIIMEFPDNPKPSEDEMVNSYVKTLAQVLGSEEEAKKKIYSVSTSTYIGFGALVSEELSYKIKELPGVLWVLPDSYLDVPNKDYGGDLFVDGKVIPRPQYRYAERAPSRNRPRPRHDRRRETMQVERRDPNQRQNWNQVQGEHMQPSNPMNSQNSASGGESHEMFNRRNSG, encoded by the exons ATGGCGTACACGAATGCCAGGCGCACACTAGCATCCATTCTAACACGAgcactttcttcttcatcatcatctggAATCGCTTCTCTCAATCGCACACGTTTCGCTTTCGCGTTATCCTCCGCTTCCAGACAAACCCTACCCATCCCTCACTCGTTCCCGGTTCGTTTCAAATCATCGGGTTCGGGTTATTCTCCATTGAACGATCCATCTCCAAATTGGAGCAATCGTCCTCCAAAGGAAACCATTCTTCTCGATGGATGTGATTACGAACACTGGCTAATTATTATGGAGTTTCCTGATAACCCTAAACCCTCTGAAGATGAAATGGTTAATAGCTATGTTAAAACCCTAGCTCAAGTTCTCGGAAG CGAGGAAGAGGCTAAGAAGAAGATATACTCTGTTTCTACTTCTACATATATAGGTTTTGGTGCTCTTGTTTCGGAAGAGctttcttataaaatcaaag AGTTGCCGGGAGTTCTTTGGGTGCTGCCGGATTCATATCTTGATGTTCCTAACAAGGATTATGGAG GTGATTTGTTTGTTGATGGGAAAGTAATTCCTAGGCCACAATATAGATATGCTGAAAGGGCACCAAGTAGAAATAGACCTCGTCCACGACATGATAGGCGACGCGAAACTATGCAAGTTGAAAGGAGAGATCCTAATCAAAGACAGAATTGGAACCAAGTTCAGGGAGAACATATGCAGCCATCAAATCCAATGAATAGCCAAAACTCGGCTTCAGGTGGAGAAAGCCATGAAATGTTTAATAGGAGGAACTCTGGTTGA